A window of the Glaciimonas sp. CA11.2 genome harbors these coding sequences:
- a CDS encoding sensor histidine kinase, translating into MRPPIFSAASAEKASNKASQKSLGTLRSQLLRWLLIPLLLLVALDAVSVYRNALDVADLAYDRALLASTRALAERVSIVDGKVVVDVPYVALDSFETDTLGRIYYKVTGTKGEFISGYEDLPALPPNIPRSEIYPALVRFYHAIYRGEPVRIAALYQPVYDDSMRGIALIQVGETMDARSALTRQILFGTLWRQGLLVTVTALLVWFAVRIVLRPLMQLKTAVEGRTPTDLTDFDASQVHTEVRPLVAAMNGYMGRLQTLITGQRRFIADASHQLRTPLTVLKTQAELALRELERNPQDPQSIRDIREIVHSMASTTDATVHLANRLLTLARAEHGVAEGGMVPLSLTAAVRQVGVELAPQAVKKQLDLSFDAEEDVSINGNPLMLHELITNLVDNAIRYTPPNGKIILRVRRDDQTQHGLFEIEDSGSGIPEADRERVFAAFYRAPSAQQLNPSGAGLGLSIVRDIAAAHHASILLSAPSKKSGLKVCITFPLRLAAID; encoded by the coding sequence ATGCGTCCGCCAATATTTTCTGCAGCATCCGCTGAAAAAGCGTCGAATAAAGCCTCCCAAAAATCGCTTGGGACCTTGCGTAGTCAATTATTACGCTGGCTTCTTATCCCGTTGTTATTGCTGGTAGCGCTAGACGCTGTCTCGGTGTATCGCAATGCGCTGGATGTGGCTGATCTGGCGTATGACCGGGCTTTGCTGGCCTCGACGCGAGCGTTGGCCGAACGCGTGTCGATCGTTGATGGCAAGGTCGTGGTTGACGTGCCATACGTTGCGCTGGATAGTTTTGAGACCGACACGCTGGGACGGATTTATTACAAAGTGACCGGGACGAAAGGTGAATTTATTTCCGGCTACGAAGATTTGCCAGCGCTTCCACCAAACATCCCGCGTTCAGAAATTTATCCTGCGCTGGTGCGTTTTTATCACGCGATCTACCGTGGCGAACCGGTGCGCATAGCCGCACTTTACCAGCCAGTGTATGACGATTCGATGCGTGGTATCGCCCTCATTCAGGTAGGAGAAACGATGGATGCGCGGAGTGCGCTGACACGACAAATTTTGTTTGGTACTTTGTGGCGGCAGGGCTTGTTGGTGACCGTCACTGCGTTGTTAGTATGGTTCGCGGTCAGAATAGTGCTGCGTCCATTAATGCAATTGAAGACAGCCGTTGAAGGCCGAACGCCGACCGATCTGACTGATTTCGATGCAAGTCAGGTACATACGGAAGTCCGGCCGCTGGTCGCTGCGATGAATGGCTATATGGGACGTCTACAGACCTTGATTACCGGTCAGCGCCGTTTTATTGCCGATGCCTCGCATCAGTTGCGTACTCCGCTTACCGTATTAAAAACGCAGGCAGAATTGGCGTTGCGAGAACTTGAACGAAATCCACAGGACCCCCAATCGATACGTGATATTCGTGAGATCGTCCACAGCATGGCATCGACTACTGATGCAACGGTACATCTGGCGAATCGACTACTGACTTTGGCGCGCGCGGAGCATGGTGTTGCCGAAGGTGGGATGGTACCGCTGTCGCTCACCGCCGCAGTGCGTCAGGTCGGTGTAGAACTGGCACCGCAAGCGGTCAAGAAGCAACTCGATTTATCATTTGATGCTGAAGAAGATGTGTCAATCAACGGCAATCCTCTGATGCTGCATGAGTTGATCACGAATTTGGTAGATAACGCCATTCGTTATACGCCACCGAATGGAAAAATTATTTTGCGCGTGCGACGTGACGATCAAACTCAGCACGGATTATTTGAAATCGAGGACAGTGGCAGCGGCATTCCTGAAGCGGACCGCGAGCGTGTTTTTGCAGCCTTTTACCGCGCACCTTCAGCCCAACAATTGAACCCAAGCGGGGCTGGATTGGGATTGTCGATCGTGCGTGATATCGCTGCGGCGCATCATGCGTCGATTCTGCTTTCAGCGCCATCAAAAAAAAGCGGCTTAAAAGTGTGCATCACTTTTCCGTTACGTCTTGCGGCAATTGATTAG
- a CDS encoding Bug family tripartite tricarboxylate transporter substrate binding protein, with translation METMNFRTTLAYASAVCLLSTAFGVSANTIVSTKLPSGTQCLVPAKPGGGMDLSCKLIQKGLLLPSIHYKNQKNDIPLRISYIPGGIGAVAWNAIVTQRSAEAQTLVIFSGGSLINLAQGKYGRASPDHVRWVAAVGADYGMIAVRSDSPYKNLGDLMKALKDTPSKVTIGASGTVGSQDWLKVSLLARQRQIDPKTLRFVALEGGGESFTALRAGHVQVVSGDASEATLHARDSEIRILAILSDNRLPGALANVPTAREQGINVSWPIIRGVYMGPHISDADYQHWVTAFDQMMAAPEFNRLRAESGLYPFSLTGKALADYVKKTVDQYGQQATALGLMR, from the coding sequence GTGGAGACAATGAACTTTCGAACAACTTTGGCATACGCCAGTGCGGTCTGCTTGCTATCGACCGCTTTTGGCGTGTCTGCCAATACCATTGTGTCAACAAAACTGCCAAGCGGTACGCAATGTCTGGTGCCGGCCAAACCAGGCGGTGGCATGGATCTATCGTGCAAGCTTATCCAAAAGGGCTTGCTGCTTCCTTCTATTCATTATAAAAATCAGAAAAACGATATTCCTCTACGTATCAGTTATATACCTGGCGGAATCGGTGCAGTAGCGTGGAACGCAATCGTGACGCAACGCAGCGCCGAGGCGCAAACGCTGGTGATATTTTCTGGTGGTTCGCTGATCAATCTGGCACAGGGAAAATATGGACGCGCCAGCCCCGACCACGTGCGCTGGGTGGCGGCAGTCGGTGCCGATTATGGCATGATTGCCGTGCGTAGTGATTCGCCTTATAAGAATTTGGGCGATCTGATGAAAGCCTTAAAAGACACCCCATCCAAGGTCACCATTGGTGCTTCTGGCACGGTCGGTAGTCAAGATTGGCTGAAGGTATCCTTACTCGCCAGACAACGTCAAATTGATCCGAAAACCTTACGTTTTGTCGCGCTCGAAGGCGGTGGTGAATCATTTACCGCATTGCGCGCCGGTCATGTTCAGGTGGTATCTGGCGATGCGTCAGAAGCGACGCTGCACGCGCGGGATAGCGAGATTCGCATTCTAGCGATACTGTCCGACAACCGCTTGCCCGGCGCATTGGCGAACGTACCAACAGCGCGGGAACAAGGCATTAATGTGAGTTGGCCCATCATTCGCGGGGTCTATATGGGCCCGCACATATCCGATGCTGATTATCAGCACTGGGTCACCGCTTTCGACCAGATGATGGCGGCGCCTGAATTCAATCGTTTGCGCGCTGAGAGCGGACTTTATCCGTTTTCCCTGACCGGAAAAGCACTCGCCGACTATGTCAAAAAAACGGTAGATCAATACGGACAACAGGCAACCGCGCTGGGGTTGATGCGGTAG
- a CDS encoding ABC transporter substrate-binding protein, whose product MLTPKKSLTLLVTAISLAATGSVLAQTPAGYPADYNKIIEAAKKEGKVVIYSATDSKAAEPLIKDFSALYPGIKVEYNDMNSTEVYNRFISEAAAGGTTADLLWSSSMDLQVKLVSEGYGAVYKSPEVGAIPAWANYKDTAYGTTYEPIAIVYNKRLVPADEVPTSHAAFTKLLTTKADKYRNKVTTYDIEKSGVGFSFITQDAQDNPKFWELATALGDVAVRVQSSTGTMLERISSGENLIGYNMLGSYALSRAKKDPSLGVAFTTDYNLVMSRVAFINKSAKNSNAAKLWLDYLLSKRGQTIVANEAQLFAIRSDVTGPSTMSELTKQLGTALKPIPVSPALLQYLDQTKRLAFLKQWKAAAGKK is encoded by the coding sequence ATGCTTACACCAAAAAAATCGTTGACCTTGTTGGTCACAGCAATCTCGCTAGCCGCCACCGGAAGCGTATTGGCGCAGACGCCCGCTGGATATCCTGCGGACTATAACAAGATCATTGAAGCGGCAAAAAAAGAAGGCAAGGTGGTGATTTATAGCGCCACTGATTCAAAAGCAGCCGAACCGCTGATCAAGGATTTCAGTGCCCTTTATCCAGGTATTAAAGTCGAATACAACGATATGAATTCGACCGAAGTCTACAACCGCTTTATCTCCGAGGCCGCTGCGGGCGGCACGACCGCGGATCTGCTGTGGTCATCCTCAATGGATCTGCAAGTCAAACTAGTGTCCGAAGGTTACGGTGCTGTGTATAAATCGCCGGAAGTGGGTGCGATTCCAGCTTGGGCGAACTATAAAGACACGGCGTACGGCACAACTTACGAGCCAATCGCGATCGTCTATAACAAGCGTCTGGTACCGGCCGATGAAGTTCCTACTTCACACGCGGCATTCACAAAACTGCTGACCACCAAAGCGGATAAATATCGTAATAAAGTCACCACTTACGACATCGAAAAATCGGGCGTTGGTTTCTCTTTCATTACCCAAGACGCACAAGATAATCCAAAATTCTGGGAACTTGCTACGGCACTTGGCGATGTTGCGGTGCGGGTTCAGTCTTCTACCGGCACGATGCTGGAACGGATTTCATCGGGTGAAAATCTGATCGGCTACAACATGTTGGGTTCATACGCGCTCAGCCGTGCAAAGAAAGACCCTTCGTTAGGGGTGGCGTTCACCACCGACTATAACCTGGTGATGTCACGCGTGGCGTTTATCAACAAATCGGCGAAAAATAGCAATGCGGCTAAATTGTGGCTCGATTATCTATTGTCGAAACGAGGACAAACTATCGTCGCCAATGAAGCACAGTTATTTGCGATTCGTAGCGACGTAACCGGTCCCTCAACAATGTCAGAGTTGACCAAGCAACTTGGCACGGCACTCAAACCGATTCCTGTTAGTCCAGCGCTGTTGCAATATCTGGATCAAACCAAACGTCTAGCTTTTCTGAAGCAATGGAAAGCGGCGGCGGGTAAAAAGTAA
- a CDS encoding response regulator — MRILLIEDHVELSRWLSKALRDAHWTIECAMNGADADSLLHTQQYALVILDLTLPKMDGLEVLKRLRARGSKVPVLILTARGDVQDRVQGLNLGADDYLAKPFELAELEARVKALVRRAQGNEGLIYSCGALQFDTVSRMFTYGESLLALTPREHAVLEVLMTRAGRVVSKEKLFDEVFSLADDANPDAIEIYIHRLRKKLASDQTGQVAITTLRGLGYLLEAQAE; from the coding sequence ATGCGTATTCTATTAATTGAAGATCACGTGGAATTATCGCGTTGGCTCTCAAAGGCGTTGCGAGATGCGCATTGGACGATCGAATGCGCGATGAACGGTGCCGACGCGGATTCTCTCTTGCATACACAGCAATACGCGCTGGTAATTTTAGATTTGACCTTACCAAAGATGGATGGACTAGAAGTCCTGAAGCGTCTGCGTGCCCGCGGCAGCAAAGTTCCGGTCTTGATTCTGACCGCGCGCGGCGATGTACAGGATCGTGTGCAAGGTCTGAATCTGGGCGCGGATGACTATCTGGCCAAGCCCTTTGAGCTGGCAGAACTTGAGGCGCGGGTAAAGGCCTTGGTGCGGCGTGCGCAAGGTAACGAAGGTTTGATTTATAGCTGTGGCGCGTTACAGTTTGATACCGTCTCGCGCATGTTCACTTATGGAGAATCGCTTTTAGCATTGACCCCGCGCGAACATGCGGTGCTGGAGGTATTGATGACGCGTGCTGGTCGCGTGGTGTCGAAAGAAAAGCTTTTTGATGAGGTTTTTTCACTCGCTGATGATGCCAATCCGGATGCGATTGAAATTTATATTCATCGACTACGCAAGAAGTTGGCAAGCGATCAAACCGGTCAGGTCGCCATTACCACTTTGCGCGGTTTGGGATATTTGCTGGAGGCGCAAGCAGAATAA